A portion of the Sphaerochaeta pleomorpha str. Grapes genome contains these proteins:
- a CDS encoding cob(I)yrinic acid a,c-diamide adenosyltransferase, with the protein MQGTNKPLILLYTGNGKGKTTAAMGQLMRAFGHGAKCAVAQFIKDDPEKLDIGEYRTAKTLGVAWKNFGCGFTWEGDNDKVNAELAKKGWEQVKRWISTGAFEMIVLDEFTYALSLGYLDTEQVCIWIEDHKGKNDFPHLVITGRDAPPRLLAIADMVSEIVEIKHHLTRTGRKSEAMIEF; encoded by the coding sequence ATGCAAGGAACAAACAAGCCCTTGATTCTCCTTTATACGGGGAATGGGAAAGGAAAGACTACTGCTGCCATGGGGCAGCTGATGCGCGCCTTTGGACATGGTGCCAAATGTGCCGTTGCCCAATTTATCAAGGATGATCCGGAAAAATTGGATATCGGCGAGTATCGTACAGCCAAAACCCTTGGGGTTGCCTGGAAAAACTTTGGATGTGGTTTTACCTGGGAAGGGGATAACGACAAAGTCAACGCAGAACTTGCAAAAAAAGGCTGGGAGCAGGTCAAGCGATGGATTTCTACAGGGGCCTTTGAGATGATTGTCCTTGATGAATTTACGTATGCACTTTCACTTGGATATCTCGATACTGAACAGGTTTGTATCTGGATAGAAGACCATAAAGGAAAAAATGATTTCCCCCATTTGGTTATAACGGGAAGAGATGCACCTCCCCGATTGCTGGCCATAGCAGATATGGTCAGCGAGATTGTGGAGATCAAGCACCATTTGACCAGAACAGGAAGAAAATCAGAGGCAATGATTGAGTTTTAG
- a CDS encoding CpsB/CapC family capsule biosynthesis tyrosine phosphatase — MGICDLHCHLLPEIDDGSVSRENFERMLQLYRESGVGSIAFTPHVYNPYVTTNISMLRGTYEWAASIASSMGLVTYLGSELFVGTQKVLKSVPIKNTYSLVEFGINLPPANLFERLEALAGTGLTVIVAHIERYRWLSVESPLLARFKDLGALVQVNVEAVESGLALPYLHAGLVDIIATDNHGEESLPGRLLSVLGNWPEVYQKMERMGL, encoded by the coding sequence ATGGGAATTTGTGATTTGCATTGCCACTTGTTGCCGGAGATAGATGATGGATCTGTTTCTCGAGAAAACTTCGAACGAATGTTACAGTTGTATCGAGAGAGCGGAGTTGGTTCAATTGCTTTCACCCCGCATGTGTACAATCCTTATGTCACTACCAATATCTCAATGTTAAGGGGAACGTATGAATGGGCTGCATCCATTGCCTCTTCGATGGGACTTGTAACCTATCTTGGCAGTGAGCTGTTCGTGGGGACTCAAAAAGTACTCAAAAGCGTTCCTATCAAAAATACCTATTCGTTAGTGGAATTTGGGATCAACCTCCCTCCTGCAAATCTTTTTGAACGGCTTGAAGCCCTTGCAGGGACCGGTTTGACCGTGATTGTTGCCCATATTGAGCGGTATCGTTGGCTTTCAGTGGAAAGCCCCTTGCTCGCCCGGTTCAAGGATCTTGGCGCTTTGGTTCAGGTCAATGTAGAAGCAGTTGAGAGTGGATTGGCATTGCCTTACTTGCATGCTGGTCTTGTCGACATAATAGCAACCGATAACCATGGGGAGGAAAGCCTTCCCGGGCGATTGCTTTCAGTATTGGGTAATTGGCCTGAAGTGTACCAGAAGATGGAACGCATGGGGCTATGA
- a CDS encoding AAA family ATPase — protein sequence MLLDMTIANFKSVKSPQTISFEAIRDNRLSESKVVVVNEKLKLIKTAAIVGPNGAGKSTFVRALEALKGIVTACEGTENPLLVLAGTSFAYSEVKGQPATIIIRVLLDRGDETREAEIAQYTLVADREKIYEESLYYIFGRSKKLMFERKLIESVLVEPTEDLTYKYRWGKMYRGEKKRLVNKVDEKHSFLAASKNKGSDTTTPLYTWIEESLHLLPMGVSNISEKYLIQQLTEHPQWVQQLINFLWSVDITDIRDIRVKDDRLIFVHTNVTQHYASFFSLESLSLRRLCLIGVAFFESFIKPRTLIIDDFGMLLHPDVLAHIVEIFEACNTGYGSQMLTVDCNPSLLRPNLMRRDGVYFAEKDSESATVYFSLANFKYSRSKDRTQSQYMSGAFGALPILSEFCFVDGTKDKEV from the coding sequence ATGCTACTGGACATGACTATTGCGAACTTTAAGTCCGTGAAGTCTCCCCAGACTATTTCGTTTGAAGCTATCAGGGACAATAGGCTCTCAGAATCCAAAGTGGTGGTAGTTAACGAAAAGCTGAAATTGATCAAAACGGCCGCAATCGTAGGACCTAACGGTGCTGGTAAAAGCACGTTTGTCAGGGCTCTTGAGGCGCTCAAAGGCATCGTTACCGCCTGTGAGGGGACTGAGAATCCTCTTCTCGTCCTAGCCGGTACCTCGTTTGCCTATTCCGAAGTCAAAGGCCAACCTGCCACGATCATTATCAGGGTTCTCCTTGATCGCGGCGATGAGACGCGTGAGGCTGAGATTGCACAATACACCCTGGTTGCCGACCGTGAGAAAATATATGAAGAGTCGTTGTACTATATTTTCGGAAGGTCAAAAAAGTTGATGTTTGAGCGAAAGCTCATAGAATCGGTTTTGGTTGAACCTACCGAGGACCTCACCTATAAATACCGTTGGGGAAAAATGTACCGTGGTGAGAAAAAACGTCTGGTAAACAAGGTTGATGAGAAGCACTCCTTTTTGGCTGCCTCCAAGAACAAGGGAAGCGATACGACAACCCCGTTGTATACCTGGATCGAGGAATCCTTGCATCTTTTACCCATGGGCGTGTCGAATATTTCAGAAAAATATCTTATTCAGCAACTGACTGAACACCCCCAGTGGGTACAGCAACTCATAAATTTCCTCTGGAGTGTCGATATCACCGATATTCGTGATATCAGGGTTAAGGATGACCGTTTGATTTTCGTCCATACCAATGTCACCCAGCATTATGCCTCTTTCTTCTCTCTGGAAAGTTTGAGCCTCAGGCGTCTTTGTCTTATTGGTGTCGCTTTCTTTGAAAGTTTCATAAAGCCCAGAACCTTGATCATCGATGATTTCGGAATGCTCCTGCATCCTGATGTGCTTGCCCATATCGTAGAGATATTCGAAGCCTGCAATACAGGGTATGGATCACAGATGCTCACGGTTGACTGCAACCCTTCCTTGCTACGGCCCAATTTGATGCGGCGTGACGGGGTGTACTTTGCAGAGAAAGACAGCGAGAGCGCCACTGTGTATTTCAGCCTGGCCAACTTCAAGTATTCCCGGAGCAAGGATCGTACCCAGTCTCAATATATGAGCGGTGCCTTTGGTGCTTTGCCGATCCTCTCGGAGTTTTGTTTCGTTGATGGAACCAAGGATAAGGAGGTCTAA
- a CDS encoding RloB family protein encodes MARKRIKEEPRKTILIVTATESEALYFSQMRKDCRFSNMTVQWVEKYKDLTDLVNISSRMRGAGNFASVWVVFGLSDLEITPEEVKALLPYAKKKKVKLAWTNPSFSLWYLLHLQTPRGFVAESQTIAKALETPLAGFSKEPAYLLTDGLNLHLKLYPYKARAAVNASNYNSLVEARLGLPATNLISLFNDITDVCGLADLTHNQKQLGMKKS; translated from the coding sequence ATGGCAAGAAAAAGAATCAAGGAAGAACCTCGCAAAACAATTCTGATAGTCACGGCAACCGAATCGGAAGCTCTGTATTTTTCCCAGATGCGCAAGGACTGCAGGTTTTCGAATATGACTGTGCAGTGGGTAGAGAAATACAAGGATCTTACTGATTTGGTCAATATTTCCTCACGGATGCGCGGTGCTGGGAATTTTGCATCAGTCTGGGTTGTCTTTGGTCTTTCAGACCTGGAAATCACCCCTGAGGAAGTTAAGGCCTTGCTTCCGTATGCCAAGAAAAAGAAAGTAAAGCTCGCCTGGACAAATCCATCCTTCTCGCTTTGGTACCTGCTTCACCTACAAACCCCCCGTGGTTTTGTAGCGGAGTCCCAGACCATTGCCAAAGCCCTTGAAACCCCTCTGGCCGGTTTTTCCAAAGAGCCCGCCTATCTGCTTACCGACGGGTTGAACCTGCATCTGAAACTGTATCCTTACAAGGCACGGGCTGCAGTGAATGCAAGCAACTATAACAGTTTGGTGGAAGCCCGCCTGGGCTTGCCGGCAACTAACCTTATTTCCCTGTTCAATGACATAACCGATGTCTGCGGACTTGCCGATTTGACTCATAACCAAAAGCAACTCGGCATGAAAAAGAGCTGA
- a CDS encoding helix-turn-helix domain-containing protein, with the protein MNGVTLLVYMLAFAIGCMTLALAVVYCIQSPHTWTKYFIICHASLLGCMMFLALQLISSLFLSGQTSVVIGYVIEGIIIADITFLTVFIPYFTTWVIAQPWRNPYRLLFFCLGGIYLACGVLNVIFEIKILSDITILLFVFVVGFCLIVMLKNINSIEDKRARATCFATIIVSATMLPAIMLALFFPAIKPLMYGIYFLAFSITIMTFLFMEFTGRSREMLQAKKELTLADLEPYHITEREFGVIQLISKGLTNKEIASELNISANTVNNHVANIFSKAKVRSRIDLLNLLKQPW; encoded by the coding sequence GTGAATGGAGTAACCCTTCTCGTCTATATGCTTGCGTTTGCCATAGGCTGTATGACTTTGGCACTAGCTGTAGTGTATTGTATCCAGAGCCCTCATACCTGGACAAAATATTTTATCATCTGCCATGCATCCCTTTTGGGATGCATGATGTTCCTTGCTTTGCAACTTATATCGAGTTTATTCCTTTCTGGTCAAACCTCTGTGGTAATCGGGTATGTAATTGAGGGCATAATTATCGCAGATATTACGTTTTTGACGGTTTTTATCCCGTATTTTACGACTTGGGTAATCGCTCAGCCCTGGAGGAATCCCTACAGGCTGTTGTTTTTCTGTCTCGGCGGAATCTATCTTGCCTGTGGTGTTCTCAATGTAATTTTTGAAATCAAGATCCTTTCGGATATAACGATACTGCTTTTTGTATTTGTCGTTGGGTTTTGCCTGATTGTCATGTTGAAAAATATCAACTCGATCGAAGATAAACGGGCCAGGGCCACTTGCTTTGCAACCATTATCGTGAGTGCCACAATGCTTCCGGCCATTATGCTCGCCCTTTTCTTCCCTGCGATCAAGCCCCTGATGTATGGTATTTACTTTTTGGCATTTTCCATAACCATTATGACCTTTCTCTTTATGGAATTCACAGGACGTAGCAGGGAGATGCTTCAGGCAAAGAAAGAACTTACCCTTGCAGACCTTGAGCCCTATCATATCACCGAGCGTGAATTCGGGGTAATCCAGCTTATCAGCAAGGGTTTGACCAATAAGGAAATTGCAAGCGAACTGAATATCAGTGCCAATACGGTAAACAATCATGTTGCCAATATTTTTTCCAAGGCAAAGGTTCGTAGCAGAATCGATTTGCTGAATTTGCTTAAACAGCCTTGGTAA
- a CDS encoding alpha/beta hydrolase — protein sequence MHISYDVSDWTRKHYQDKGPVRMCARPWKMVHDEKAAKAVLCCHGYTGYPGELIRPGKDLYEAGFDVYAVRYPGHGTTGEDFLQSKAEDWIGVAYDAYAELKDQYEEVYLVGHSMGGAIATIISDAFDAKRLALLAPALVIPSVPVARIRFLRHFVTKTKKEWKRDPLYKFYYEGDPDDDAFLGSQYWSFNYPKSIWELERVRAQAVACLDHLKADTLSISGGLDVTIPEEASVLVVGKKLGKNKHLHIPTATHLMPYDKDLNAQDEAMKAVVDWLSK from the coding sequence ATGCATATAAGCTATGATGTATCTGACTGGACGAGAAAACACTATCAGGACAAAGGACCCGTACGTATGTGTGCGCGCCCATGGAAAATGGTTCATGACGAAAAGGCAGCCAAGGCTGTCCTTTGCTGTCATGGTTATACCGGGTATCCGGGAGAATTGATTAGGCCTGGCAAAGACCTCTATGAGGCTGGTTTCGATGTCTATGCGGTCAGATATCCCGGGCATGGGACTACAGGCGAGGATTTTCTGCAAAGCAAGGCAGAGGATTGGATCGGGGTTGCCTATGATGCCTATGCAGAGTTGAAAGATCAGTATGAAGAGGTGTATTTGGTGGGGCACTCCATGGGTGGGGCCATCGCTACGATTATCAGCGACGCCTTTGATGCGAAACGGTTGGCCCTTCTCGCCCCTGCCTTGGTTATACCTTCTGTTCCGGTTGCCCGGATTCGGTTTTTGCGGCATTTTGTCACGAAGACAAAAAAAGAATGGAAACGCGATCCCCTATACAAATTCTATTATGAAGGGGATCCTGATGACGATGCTTTTTTGGGAAGCCAATACTGGTCGTTCAATTATCCGAAATCTATTTGGGAGTTGGAACGGGTACGCGCTCAAGCAGTAGCTTGCCTTGATCACCTCAAGGCTGATACCCTTTCTATCAGCGGGGGCCTTGATGTCACCATTCCTGAGGAGGCCTCAGTACTGGTTGTTGGCAAGAAACTGGGCAAGAATAAGCATTTGCATATTCCCACTGCTACCCATCTGATGCCCTATGATAAAGATCTGAACGCACAGGATGAAGCAATGAAAGCCGTGGTAGACTGGCTGTCAAAGTAG
- a CDS encoding peptidase S41: MKTRLVAPTLLPYVLVLLASTLISCNSMVPYTGGDTPFAKDLANIVQTLEANHPDPYSQIGRQEFIDLAISTENLYDDRDATMQYFAMRSLLAKLGDSHTSLAMSGEMQKTLRVFPLAFSRFAGHYYLGAIDNAYSAHLGEEISSLNGYSMQEVETALSVLVSHDNEAWLQQSLPNLMNLPSALVFTNLAKPGEPLYIETREGSCLSLQSVPIENLNKDKLVTLQPKTYPVTFPNREPYRYLRMGKNTLFIQYNSCSNDPDYPIWQFISEVTTIIRTEKSDTLLLDLRFNGGGNSALLEPFIKEIASIQKEQPLTLFTLIGGGTFSSALMNAVQCKQRTLCTLVGDDTGGSVNHFGEVKTQLLENSGNTLYYSSKHFVMDKKTKGSLQPDILVEQTLGDYLNGIDSVVATLL; encoded by the coding sequence ATGAAAACCAGACTTGTTGCCCCAACCCTATTGCCTTATGTATTGGTTTTGTTAGCCAGTACACTTATCTCCTGTAATAGCATGGTTCCCTATACAGGAGGGGACACCCCCTTTGCAAAGGATTTGGCGAATATTGTACAGACCCTTGAGGCGAACCATCCTGATCCGTATTCCCAGATTGGCAGACAGGAATTCATTGACCTGGCTATCTCGACGGAAAACCTCTATGACGACAGAGATGCAACAATGCAATATTTTGCAATGAGAAGCCTTTTAGCGAAGCTGGGGGATAGCCACACCTCCCTGGCCATGTCCGGGGAAATGCAGAAAACCCTCCGCGTTTTCCCCCTGGCCTTTTCCAGATTTGCCGGGCACTATTACCTTGGGGCAATCGATAATGCATACAGTGCACATCTTGGGGAGGAAATCTCTTCTTTGAATGGATACTCGATGCAAGAGGTCGAAACAGCCCTATCGGTTCTTGTCAGCCATGACAATGAAGCCTGGCTCCAACAATCGTTACCAAATCTTATGAACCTTCCTTCGGCATTGGTTTTTACAAACCTGGCAAAACCAGGAGAACCCCTTTATATCGAAACCAGGGAAGGAAGCTGCCTTTCACTGCAAAGCGTACCCATTGAAAACTTAAACAAAGACAAACTTGTGACCTTACAGCCAAAAACCTATCCGGTGACATTCCCTAACCGCGAACCGTATCGGTATCTCAGGATGGGGAAAAACACTCTGTTCATCCAATACAACTCATGCTCAAATGATCCAGATTACCCGATTTGGCAATTCATCAGCGAAGTCACCACAATCATCCGTACCGAAAAAAGCGATACCCTGCTGTTAGACCTCCGTTTCAACGGCGGAGGGAACTCTGCCCTGCTGGAACCTTTCATCAAGGAAATAGCTTCCATACAGAAAGAACAACCGCTTACACTGTTCACACTTATAGGGGGGGGAACCTTTTCCTCAGCACTCATGAATGCGGTCCAATGCAAGCAAAGGACACTCTGCACCCTTGTGGGCGATGACACAGGAGGGAGCGTGAACCACTTTGGGGAAGTAAAAACCCAACTACTGGAAAATAGTGGCAACACACTCTATTATTCTTCGAAGCACTTTGTGATGGATAAAAAAACCAAGGGTTCCTTGCAACCCGACATCTTGGTTGAACAAACCCTTGGCGATTATCTCAATGGCATAGACTCAGTAGTGGCTACCCTACTTTGA
- the gltX gene encoding glutamate--tRNA ligase gives MEVRVRYAPSPTGLQHIGGVRTALFNYFFARANGGKFILRVEDTDQERYSDESLQDLYDTLSWLGISWDEGPIVGGPCGPYIQSERFELYKKYAEQLVRDGKAYYCYCSSERLEQLRSEQQAAKSEQQGYDRHCRTLTDEQRSAYERQGIKPVIRLKVPLDGKTTFHDVLMGDITRRNRDVSPDPVLLKSDGFPTYHLANVIDDHMMGITHIMRAQEWIPSGPLHILLYEAFGWEPPLYCHLPMVMGKDGQKLSKRHGSTSVRDFREKGYLPEALMNYVSLVGWSYDGQREFFSKQDLEQLFCLEKINKAPGVFDYKKLDWFNGQYIRQKDDAELSLLLLPYLEKAGFVSLPLTETQQERLSSLVPAVKERMKVLSDVVELSRFLFEEPNLCDPSAFCGKGVDLPTTFTALEKAYAILRNGLETGLEDSIIESQLVDLATSMEIKVNGVFMPIRVAITGSSVSLPLFDSIRLLGQGKTFDRIEKALALLKSEVR, from the coding sequence ATGGAAGTCCGAGTTCGTTATGCCCCTTCCCCGACCGGTTTACAACATATCGGTGGTGTTAGGACGGCTTTGTTCAATTATTTCTTCGCCCGTGCCAACGGGGGGAAGTTCATTTTGCGTGTTGAGGATACCGACCAAGAGCGGTATAGCGATGAATCACTCCAGGATCTGTATGATACACTCTCCTGGTTGGGTATTTCTTGGGATGAAGGTCCCATTGTGGGTGGTCCCTGCGGCCCCTATATCCAGAGTGAACGATTCGAATTATATAAGAAATATGCAGAGCAACTGGTTCGTGACGGAAAAGCCTATTACTGCTACTGCTCAAGTGAAAGGCTTGAACAGCTTCGCAGTGAACAACAGGCAGCGAAGAGCGAGCAACAGGGCTATGACCGACATTGTCGCACGCTTACTGATGAGCAGCGCTCTGCATATGAGCGTCAGGGAATTAAACCGGTTATCCGGTTGAAAGTACCCCTTGACGGAAAGACTACGTTCCATGATGTCCTGATGGGGGATATTACCCGTAGGAACCGTGATGTGAGTCCTGACCCTGTTCTGCTTAAGAGTGACGGTTTCCCTACCTATCACCTTGCAAATGTCATTGATGACCACATGATGGGCATAACCCACATCATGAGGGCCCAGGAATGGATTCCTTCCGGGCCTTTGCACATTCTGTTGTATGAAGCCTTTGGTTGGGAACCGCCTTTGTATTGTCATCTTCCTATGGTTATGGGCAAAGACGGCCAGAAGCTTTCCAAGCGCCATGGTTCCACTTCTGTCCGTGATTTCAGGGAGAAGGGATATCTTCCCGAGGCTTTGATGAACTATGTAAGCCTTGTCGGTTGGTCCTATGACGGGCAACGGGAATTTTTCAGCAAGCAGGATTTGGAACAGCTTTTCTGCCTGGAGAAGATCAACAAGGCCCCAGGTGTGTTCGATTATAAGAAACTCGATTGGTTTAACGGCCAATATATCCGTCAGAAGGACGATGCAGAACTTTCATTGCTGCTGCTGCCGTATCTGGAGAAAGCGGGTTTTGTCTCCCTGCCCCTTACCGAGACACAACAGGAACGTCTTTCTTCGTTGGTGCCTGCTGTCAAGGAACGTATGAAAGTGCTATCCGATGTCGTAGAGCTTTCCAGGTTCTTGTTCGAGGAGCCAAATCTTTGCGACCCCAGTGCTTTCTGTGGGAAAGGCGTGGACCTTCCTACGACGTTCACAGCCTTGGAGAAGGCTTATGCAATTTTGCGTAATGGCTTGGAGACAGGTTTGGAAGACAGTATCATCGAAAGCCAGCTGGTAGACCTGGCCACTTCAATGGAGATTAAAGTGAACGGGGTGTTTATGCCCATCAGGGTAGCGATTACCGGTAGTTCGGTTAGTCTTCCTTTGTTTGACTCGATCCGCCTGCTTGGGCAGGGGAAAACGTTCGATAGAATTGAAAAAGCATTGGCATTGCTGAAAAGTGAGGTACGGTAA
- a CDS encoding glycine--tRNA ligase: protein MAEVTMDKIVSLCKRRGFIFQSSEIYGGLNGAYDYGPMGVQLKNNIRDFWWKEMTQIHDGIVGLDASILMHPRVWEASGHVSNFTDPMVDCKQCKSRFRADQIDLNGACPTCGTKGSFTEPRNFNLMFATHIGANADAGSTIYLRPETAQGIYVDFKNVVQSSRVKIPFGIAQIGKSFRNEITTKNFIFRSCEFEQMEMQWFCKPGTDEQWFPYWREQRMAFYQKMGIKSENLRWHQHGPDELAFYAKDAYDIQFLFPMGWQELEGVHSRTDYDLTQHQTFSGKEMNYLDPETNERFIPYVVETSAGLTRNVLMALSDAYDEQELEGGDVRTVLHFHPRLAPVTVAVLPLVKKDGIGEFANELEHTLREDFATFFDQSGAIGRRYRRMDEIGTPYCVTVDYDTLKDNTVTLRFRDSMEQKRVAISDLVATINQATKDYKRI, encoded by the coding sequence ATGGCAGAAGTGACAATGGACAAAATTGTGTCCCTATGTAAGCGTCGTGGTTTTATTTTCCAGTCAAGTGAGATTTACGGCGGATTGAACGGCGCCTATGACTACGGTCCGATGGGGGTTCAGTTGAAAAACAATATCCGTGATTTCTGGTGGAAGGAAATGACCCAGATCCATGATGGTATTGTCGGTCTTGACGCTTCAATTTTGATGCATCCCCGCGTATGGGAAGCCAGTGGCCACGTTTCGAACTTTACCGACCCTATGGTTGACTGCAAACAATGCAAGTCACGTTTCCGGGCCGACCAGATCGACCTCAACGGTGCCTGTCCGACCTGTGGGACAAAAGGTAGTTTTACCGAGCCCAGGAACTTCAACTTGATGTTTGCAACCCATATCGGGGCAAATGCCGATGCTGGTTCTACGATTTATCTTCGTCCGGAAACTGCCCAGGGTATTTATGTCGATTTCAAGAACGTTGTACAGTCGAGCAGGGTCAAGATTCCCTTCGGCATTGCGCAGATAGGCAAATCATTCCGCAATGAAATTACCACGAAGAACTTCATTTTCCGCTCCTGTGAATTCGAGCAGATGGAAATGCAGTGGTTCTGCAAACCCGGTACCGATGAGCAGTGGTTCCCCTACTGGCGGGAACAGAGAATGGCTTTCTACCAGAAGATGGGCATTAAGAGCGAGAACCTGCGTTGGCACCAGCATGGTCCAGACGAACTTGCCTTCTATGCCAAGGATGCCTATGACATCCAGTTCCTCTTCCCAATGGGATGGCAGGAACTAGAAGGTGTGCATAGCCGAACCGATTACGACTTGACCCAGCATCAGACCTTCAGCGGCAAGGAAATGAACTACCTCGATCCCGAGACCAATGAACGGTTCATCCCCTACGTTGTCGAGACTTCAGCCGGTTTGACCAGAAATGTATTGATGGCCCTCAGCGATGCCTACGACGAACAAGAACTTGAAGGTGGGGACGTAAGAACGGTTCTGCATTTCCACCCGCGTCTTGCCCCGGTTACCGTTGCTGTCCTGCCATTGGTAAAAAAGGATGGTATTGGGGAATTTGCAAACGAACTCGAGCATACGCTTCGAGAGGATTTTGCAACATTCTTTGACCAGAGCGGAGCTATCGGAAGAAGATATCGCCGAATGGATGAGATTGGTACCCCGTATTGCGTTACCGTTGACTACGATACACTCAAGGACAATACCGTTACCTTGCGTTTCCGTGACTCTATGGAACAGAAACGTGTAGCAATCAGCGACCTTGTTGCCACTATCAACCAGGCGACAAAGGATTACAAACGTATCTAG
- the tyrS gene encoding tyrosine--tRNA ligase yields MNEALQTLMDRGFIKACTDIDALSDLMDKEKVKFYVGVDPTGKSLHVGHMVPFFAMHHLQLAGHNPIALVGGGTAMIGDPSGKTDMRKMLTPEQVRENCVSIKDQLGTVVDFSENPEKGMGKAVMLNNADWLSSLNYIDFLREIGRHFSVNRMLTFESYKQRLERGLSFIEFNYQLLQSFDFLTLYRNEGCRLQIGGDDQWGNIVSGIELIRKTEGAECYGLTFNLITRSDGHKMGKSEKGAVFLDPEMFSAYDFYQYWRNVNDADVIRFLKLFTFLPLAEIASYEKEGVNINDAKERLAYEQTRIIHGEQEAEKARAAASAMFGGTGHGIESREGMPSHEITRSELEKGIGVLDLFASTDLAATNSDARRLVAGGGAWVSDKKIEDPKALIDSSYLDEHGELLLRAGKKRYYRIVVK; encoded by the coding sequence ATGAATGAAGCTCTTCAGACTTTGATGGACCGGGGGTTTATCAAGGCATGTACTGATATCGATGCGCTAAGCGACCTTATGGATAAGGAAAAGGTGAAATTCTATGTCGGGGTCGACCCGACTGGAAAATCACTGCATGTCGGACATATGGTACCTTTTTTTGCGATGCACCATCTCCAGCTTGCCGGGCATAATCCTATTGCCCTGGTAGGCGGAGGGACTGCCATGATCGGGGATCCCTCGGGAAAAACCGATATGCGTAAAATGCTCACTCCCGAACAAGTCAGGGAAAACTGTGTTTCGATCAAGGACCAGCTCGGTACTGTTGTCGATTTTTCCGAGAACCCTGAAAAAGGAATGGGCAAAGCTGTCATGCTTAACAATGCCGACTGGTTGTCTTCTCTGAACTACATCGATTTTCTCAGGGAAATCGGGCGGCATTTTTCTGTCAATCGAATGCTGACATTCGAATCCTATAAACAGAGACTCGAGCGAGGGCTTTCATTCATTGAATTCAACTATCAATTGTTGCAATCTTTCGATTTCCTTACCCTCTACCGTAATGAAGGTTGTCGCCTCCAGATCGGTGGTGACGACCAATGGGGAAATATTGTTTCGGGAATCGAGTTGATCCGAAAGACCGAAGGTGCGGAATGCTACGGCCTTACCTTCAATCTCATTACCCGCTCCGATGGGCATAAAATGGGTAAGAGCGAAAAAGGTGCTGTTTTCCTGGACCCTGAGATGTTCAGTGCCTATGATTTTTACCAGTACTGGCGTAATGTCAATGACGCAGATGTAATCAGGTTCCTCAAACTCTTTACCTTCCTTCCCCTTGCAGAAATTGCTTCTTATGAAAAAGAAGGGGTTAATATCAATGATGCCAAGGAAAGGCTTGCCTATGAACAGACTAGGATAATCCATGGCGAACAAGAGGCTGAGAAGGCCCGTGCTGCTGCCTCTGCCATGTTTGGCGGAACTGGGCATGGTATCGAAAGCCGTGAGGGTATGCCTTCGCATGAGATAACACGTTCTGAGCTTGAAAAGGGCATAGGGGTCCTTGACCTTTTTGCCAGTACCGATCTTGCTGCAACCAATAGCGATGCCAGACGTCTGGTAGCCGGTGGAGGTGCCTGGGTCAGTGACAAGAAAATCGAGGATCCTAAGGCTTTGATTGATTCTTCCTATCTTGATGAACATGGGGAGTTGTTACTGAGGGCAGGTAAGAAGCGATACTATCGAATTGTAGTAAAGTAA